Proteins found in one Miscanthus floridulus cultivar M001 chromosome 4, ASM1932011v1, whole genome shotgun sequence genomic segment:
- the LOC136551162 gene encoding uncharacterized protein, with product MARRGAAARGTWRPRRKPSPAQPDADRDGDGDATEGGRPPPNVIGAAAAGGVFFCCYLLRSLCPRSKGRTYIGFTVNPRRRIRQHNGEIVSGAWRTRRGRPWEMVLCIYGFPSNIAALQFEWAWQHPTESLAVRKAAAEFKSLSGIGNKVKLAYTMLNLPSWENLNLTVNFFSSKNTKFSAGCPSLPSQMKTAVCAMEDLQCQADSPSSEEDGNDIREEPQDNDEEPSDSPLRDGYSYSDHCFQQPSSDDQVQPMDEQTRAAGSDVEDDLVDEFAPPMERSEILDTRRELNGPRTSPLCSLSPCSDDDGLEEGTGLMSPLLMPNASSDDGDGRHILDGNHVVDLVTPTPVGQPRRRDCISSICPKIIDLTSSPIVIQL from the exons ATGGCCAGGAGAGGAGCGGCGGCGAGGGGCACCTGGAGGCCAAGGAGGAAACCCTCGCCCGCGCAACCGGACGCCgaccgcgacggcgacggcgatgccACAGAAGGCGGCCGCCCGCCGCCAAACGTAATAGGagctgccgccgccggcggcgtgtTCTTCTGCTGCTACCTGCTCCGGTCCCTCTGCCCGCGCAGCAAGGGTCGCACCTACATCGGCTTCACGGTGAACCCGCGCCGCCGGATCCGGCAGCACAACGGCGAGATCGTCAGCGGCGCGTGGCGGACCCGGCGCGGCCGGCCCTGGGAAATGGTGCTCTGCATCTACGGCTTCCCCTCCAACATCGCCGCCCTCCAG TTCGAGTGGGCGTGGCAGCACCCGACGGAGTCCCTCGCCGTGCGCAAGGCCGCCGCCGAATTCAAGTCGCTCAGCGGCATCGGCAACAAGGTCAAGCTCGCGTACACCATGCTCAACCTCCCCTCATGGGAAAA CCTGAACTTGACGGTGAACTTCTTCTCCTCGAAGAACACCAAGTTCAGCGCCGGCTGCCCGTCGCTGCCGAGCCAGATGAAGACTGCCGTCTGCGCGATGGAGGATCTGCAGTGCCAGGCTGACAGCCCGTCGTCTGAGGAGGATGGCAATGACATCCGTGAGGAGCCCCAAGATAATGACGAAGAACCGTCTGATTCGCCTCTCCGAGATGGATACTCCTATTCTGACCATTGTTTCCAGCAACCGTCCTCTGATGATCAAGTGCAGCCAATGGACGAGCAAACAAGAGCTGCTGGTTCTGATGTCGAGGATGACCTAGTTGACGAGTTCGCTCCTCCAATGGAAAGGAGCGAAATCCTTGACACAAGGAGAGAACTGAATGGACCAAGAACATCGCCTCTGTGTTCCTTGAGCCCGTGCAGCGACGATGACGGATTGGAAGAAGGGACAGGACTGATGTCTCCGTTATTGATGCCCAATGCTAGTTCAGATGATGGTGATGGCCGCCATATCCTTGATGGAAACCATGTGGTAGACTTGGTTACCCCGACTCCAGTAGGCCAGCCCCGGAGAAGAGACTGCATTTCCAGCATTTGCCCAAAGATCATTGATCTGACGTCCTCGCCTATTGTCATTCAGTTGTAG